Sequence from the Pedobacter sp. D749 genome:
CACATTATGCTCACCTTGGTGGTGCTTTAATCGGCTTTATACTTGTTAAAATATGGAAAGACAAGAACGATACATTTTATACGCTCTATGAATAATACTTTTAAAGATTTAAAATACAAGGTTTTTCAATCGGGCAATCCATTATTCTTCTACATTGGGATTAATGTAATGCTATTTTTATTGATCGCCATTATTGGCGTATTTAGCAAGCTAAGCGGCCATGGTAATATTATCGATTTATTTGTAAGCGATTATTTAGGTTTACCAGCCAGCATTTCGAAACTACCTGAGCGCTTTTATACCCTGTTTACCTACATGTTTATTCATGACGGGATTCTTCACATCCTGTTTAATATGCTCGGCTTATTTTGGTTCGGCAATATATTCATGAATTTCTTAAAAAGCCGTCAGTTTCATTTTGTATACCTGGCAGGTGGTATTTTTGGTGGTTTGTTTGCCGTTGCTGCATTAAATATATTCCCGCTTTATGCCAGCGGCCTGGCCGGCGTAACCATTGTTGGCGCATCAGCCGCAGTAATGGCCATCATTTTTGCTTCTGCAACACTGGTACCGAATTACACCATTATGTTACTTTTCTTTGGTGAGGTTAAAATTAAATGGATTGCCATTATCTATTTTGTGCTCGATTTTATTGCGATCGGCTCCGTAAATGCAGGTGGAAGTTTAGCGCATATTGGTGGTGCACTTTTAGGTTTCACCTTTATTAAAAGTTTGCAAAACGGAAGGGACTGGAGCAAACTCTTTGAGCGTAAGCCGAAACTAAAAGTTGTTCGGAATGAAAAACCTGTTAAAAAACCCGAATTCAAAGGTGGCGTTTCTCAACAGGAAATAGATACCATTTTAGACAAAATATCGACTTCAGGGTACGATAAATTAACAGCGGTAGAAAAAGAAAAACTATTTAAGGCAAGTAAAGATTAATGGCCACGAACAAGAAGAAATATAGTTTTCTGGATAAACTCCTTTTGCCTGTTGCCATTATGTTGGCAATCGCTTTGCTATTGGGGGTTCTTGCCGGAAATATGGACCCAAGAAAACATGCCATTATTGCTTTTTTCGGTCTTGCCTATCCTTTCGTTTTATTCGTTAACATTATCTTCCTCGTTTGGTGGTTTTTAAGCAAAAAATGGATTTTTGCCATCGCAACCATTCTGGTGATCGCACTCGGTGCTAAAACTTTAAAAGCCACCTTTGCCATTGGTGGCAATGAGGGAGGCACTGAAAAAGCAGACAATAGCATCAGAATGATGACTTACAACGTGCATAGCTTTAAACTATACGGCGAAGACAATACCGAATCGGTGAAAGAAAAAATGCTTCAGGTGGTGAAAGATCAAAACCCTGATATTATTTGCTTTCAAGAATTTTTTACCCGTTACAAAGGTGCTTTTGATACCGTTGACAGCCTTAAAGCACTGTTAAATACAAAATACTACTACTTTGTACCTACTAATAAAAATGATTACGAAGCAACCGGCTTAGCTATATTTTCTAAATTTCCGATTAAAGATTCGGGTAAAATTCCTTTTGTTGAAGGTTTTCCCGGCAACATGAGTATTTACACCGATTTAAACATTAAAGGAAAAACATTAAGGGTTTACAATGTGCATTTTCAATCCATCTCTTTTGAAAAACAGGATTACGAATACCTCGATAAGGTTAAGGAAATGAATACCGAACTGCAACCATCCAAACGGATTTTAAGAATGCTGAAAAGTGCCTTTTTGAAACGCAGCGGTCAGGTAGATATTATGAAAAAGGAAATGGCAACCTGCAAAACACCTTACCTTATTGCGGGCGATTTTAACGATACGCCGGCATCTTACGTGGTTACCCAAATTACAGCCGGATTAAACAATAGTTTTATTAAAAAGGGCAACGGCTTTGGTAAAACCTATAATGGCAAATTTCCTAATTTCCAGATTGATTATATTGCCACTTCTAAAGAACTTGAGGTATTAAATTACAAAATCACCCAGGCTAAATTATCCGACCACTTTCCGGTGCGCAGCGATTTGAGGTTTATTCCCTAAGGTTTAAGTCTTATAGTACGTGAGGACAAACCATGGCGGTGGAAAAATTACCTTTTCGATGATAGTTTAATGATTTTTCATTTGAAGCGCAAGGCCTGAATAAAACAATAAGTTTCTTCCCGTTTTCCGTTTTTACGCTTCGCTTCCTCGTGCCTCGTCGCTGCAGGGTAACACTTCAACCGGGGCTAGGTGGCCGCATTTGCATTTCATTTTAGGGGTTGCAGGGTACAGAACCCTTGTTCATAAACCTGATTAAGCGGAATAGCCCGCGGCGCAGCGAGGACTATAAGCGAAAGCAGGGCTGAAAACCTCCAAGAACCACAAGCCATTCATTTCCTAATTTCATTTCGGTCGGTGAGACACCAACCGATAAGATAAAATGATCATTCCTTATTGGAGCGCAAGGCCTACATAAAACAATAAGCTTCTTCCCGTTTTCCGTTTTTACGCTTCGCTTCCTCGTGCCTCGTCGCTGCAGGGTAACACTTCAACCGGGGCTAGGTGGCCGCATTTGCATTTCATTTTAGGGGTTGCAGGGTGCAGAACCCTTGTTCATAAACCTGATAGAGCGGAATAGCCCGCAGCGCAGCGAGGACTATAAGCGAAAGCAGGGCTGAAAACCTCCAAGAACCACAAGCCATTCATTTCCTAATTTTAATTAAACTCTTTCATAATTTGTCATTCTGAATTATTCCATTTCGGTCGGTGAGACACCACCTGATAGGAAAAAACAAGCAATATGTAAGCTTAATGCAAATGACTATCAAATCACTCGCTATTTCATTTTCTTACCATACATCAACAATATGTTTACTCCTTATTTACATCTTTGTTTCATAAAATTTAAAAAAAATCTTCAAAATATGAGCTTAATAGATGCACTTAACTGGCGTTATGCCGTTAAGAAAATGAACGGTCAACCTGTTGAACAGGAAAAAGTTGATAAAATTATTGCAGCAGCACATTTGGCGCCTACATCATCCGGCTTACAGCCTTTTAAAGTGGTTGTAGTAACCAACCAGGAATTAAAAGAGAAAATTGCGCCGATTGCTTTTAACCAATCGCAAGTAATTGATTCTTCTCACTTATTGATTTTCGCGGCAAACGAAAATTATACAGAAGAAGGTATTGATGCCGTTTTTAACAGAATGAATGCAGAGCGTGGCTTACCACTGGATACGACAGATGCTTACAAAGCACAACTTAAAGGCATGATTTTATCCAGAACGGCGGAAGAAAACTTCAACCATGCAGCCCGTCAGGCTTATATTGCTTTCGGTATTGCCATTGCTGAAGCGGCTGTATTAAAAGTTGATGCTACGCCAATGGAAGGTTTTAACGGCCCTGCCTTAGATGAACTTTTAGGTTTAGATAAAAAAGGCTTAAAAAGTGTTACCCTATTGCCATTAGGAAACAGGGATGAAGCCGGCGATTGGTTGGTAAATCTTAAAAAAGTGCGTTCACCTAAAGAAGAATTCCTGATCGAGTTTAAATAACAGGCAAACACCATTATATTTAAAACAAGCC
This genomic interval carries:
- a CDS encoding rhomboid family intramembrane serine protease yields the protein MNNTFKDLKYKVFQSGNPLFFYIGINVMLFLLIAIIGVFSKLSGHGNIIDLFVSDYLGLPASISKLPERFYTLFTYMFIHDGILHILFNMLGLFWFGNIFMNFLKSRQFHFVYLAGGIFGGLFAVAALNIFPLYASGLAGVTIVGASAAVMAIIFASATLVPNYTIMLLFFGEVKIKWIAIIYFVLDFIAIGSVNAGGSLAHIGGALLGFTFIKSLQNGRDWSKLFERKPKLKVVRNEKPVKKPEFKGGVSQQEIDTILDKISTSGYDKLTAVEKEKLFKASKD
- a CDS encoding endonuclease/exonuclease/phosphatase family protein, with the protein product MATNKKKYSFLDKLLLPVAIMLAIALLLGVLAGNMDPRKHAIIAFFGLAYPFVLFVNIIFLVWWFLSKKWIFAIATILVIALGAKTLKATFAIGGNEGGTEKADNSIRMMTYNVHSFKLYGEDNTESVKEKMLQVVKDQNPDIICFQEFFTRYKGAFDTVDSLKALLNTKYYYFVPTNKNDYEATGLAIFSKFPIKDSGKIPFVEGFPGNMSIYTDLNIKGKTLRVYNVHFQSISFEKQDYEYLDKVKEMNTELQPSKRILRMLKSAFLKRSGQVDIMKKEMATCKTPYLIAGDFNDTPASYVVTQITAGLNNSFIKKGNGFGKTYNGKFPNFQIDYIATSKELEVLNYKITQAKLSDHFPVRSDLRFIP
- a CDS encoding nitroreductase family protein, encoding MSLIDALNWRYAVKKMNGQPVEQEKVDKIIAAAHLAPTSSGLQPFKVVVVTNQELKEKIAPIAFNQSQVIDSSHLLIFAANENYTEEGIDAVFNRMNAERGLPLDTTDAYKAQLKGMILSRTAEENFNHAARQAYIAFGIAIAEAAVLKVDATPMEGFNGPALDELLGLDKKGLKSVTLLPLGNRDEAGDWLVNLKKVRSPKEEFLIEFK